One stretch of Cheilinus undulatus linkage group 5, ASM1832078v1, whole genome shotgun sequence DNA includes these proteins:
- the fam219ab gene encoding protein FAM219A, translated as MMEEIDRFQVPSAVQEAEMQAEMQPLDPASSTASEADSDTREGEPVTINYKPSPLQMKIEKQRELARKGSLKNSNTVGSPVNQQPKKNNVMARTRLVVPNKGYSSLDQSPDEKPLVALDTDSDDDFDMSRYSSSGYSSAEQINQDLNIQLLKDGYRLDEIPDDEDLDLIPPKSVNPTCMCCQATSSTTCQIQ; from the exons ATGATGGAAGAAATAGACAGATTTCAGGTGCCGAGCGCCGTACAGGAGGCGGAGATGCAGGCGGAGATGCAGCCGCTG GATCCGGCCTCGTCCACAGCCTCAGAGGCAGACTCAGACACCAGAGAGGGAGAACCCGTCACCATCAACTACAAGCCCTCACCCTTGCAGATGAAAATAG agaaacagagagagctGGCCAGGAAGGGTTCGTTGAAGAACAGTAATACTGTAGGAAGCCCAGTCAACCAGCAGCCCAAGAAGAACAACGTCATGGCCAGAACACG GTTGGTAGTGCCCAATAAAGGCTATTCTTCTTTAGACCAGAGCCCTGATGAGAAGCCATTGGTGGCTCTAGACACAGACAG TGATGATGATTTCGACATGTCCAGATACTCTTCATCAGGATACTCTTCTGCTGAG CAAATCAATCAGGATCTGAACATCCAGCTGCTGAAAGATGGCTACCGCCTAGACGAGATCCCAGATGATGAGGACCTGGATCTGATCCCGCCCAAATCAGTCAACCCTACCTGCATGTGCTGCCAGGCAACCTCCTCCACCACCTGTCAAATACAGTAA